A genomic stretch from Falco cherrug isolate bFalChe1 chromosome 3, bFalChe1.pri, whole genome shotgun sequence includes:
- the LOC102059044 gene encoding ras-related protein Rab-39B-like, with amino-acid sequence MGSRPRATFLGKWDEACPECIQLDGAKTKGTGGGFKGAPRAGRNASWVEERRQPALPARTRTWCGGGGCRQTVEVPMEPRWQYQFRVIMLGDSTVGKSSLLRRYTEGIFLDAVNQTVGVDFYVQFVELEPGLRVKLQFWDTAGQERFRSVTRSYYRNSAGGMLLFDLTNRASFESVRQWHREVVDTVQPFRIVFLLVGHKSDLAGQRRVGRREAEKLAASLGVQYIETSAKDASNVAQAFQMLTLAIYQALQTGRLAPTEAWDGVKSSVPLPAPPKAQALEKDEKQKRCSC; translated from the exons ATGGGTTCACGTCCCAGGGCCACCTTTCTGGGAAAATGGGACGAGGCATGCCCTGAGTGCATCCAGCTGGATGGAGCCAAGACGAAGGGAACTGGGGGGGGCTTCAAAGGGGCACCCCGGGCAGGCAGGAACGCCTCCTGGGTGGAGGAGCGGAGGCAGCCGGCGCTGCCTGCCCGGACACGCACCTGGTGCGGGGGTGGCGGGTGCCGGCAGACGGTGGAGGTGCCGATGGAGCCGCGGTGGCAGTACCAGTTCCGGGTGATCATGCTGGGCGACTCGACGGTGGGGAAGTCCTCGCTGCTGCGGCGTTACACGGAGGGCATCTTCCTGGATGCCGTCAACCAGACGGTGGGGGTGGATTTCTACGTCCAGTTTGTGGAGCTGGAGCCGGGGCTGCGGGTAAAGCTGCAGTTCTGGGACACAGCCGGGCAGGAGAGGTTCAG GTCCGTGACTCGCTCCTACTACCGCAACTCGGCTGGGGGGATGCTGCTCTTCGACCTCACCAACCGCGCGTCCTTCGAGAGCGTCCGGCAGTGGCACCGGGAGGTGGTGGACACAGTCCAGCCGTTCCGCATTGTCTTCTTGCTGGTGGGGCACAAGAGTGACCtggccgggcagcggcgggtgggcaggagggaggcagagaagCTGGCGGCCTCGCTGGGCGTGCAGTACATCGAGACCTCGGCCAAGGATGCCAGCAACGTGGCCCAGGCTTTCCAGATGCTGACACTGGCCATCTACCAGGCGCTGCAGACGGGGCGGCTGGCTCCCACCGAGGCGTGGGATGGGGTGAAGAGCAGCGTCCCACTGCCGGCGCCACCCAAGGCTCAGGCACTGGAAAAGGACgagaaacagaagagatgcTCGTGCTAG
- the TAF12 gene encoding transcription initiation factor TFIID subunit 12 isoform X2: MNQFGPSTLINLSNFSSIKPEPASTPPQSSMANSTTVAKMPGTPSGGGRLSPESNQVLTKKKLQDLVREVDPNEQLDEDVEEMLLQIADDFIESVVTAACQLARHRKSNTLEVKDVQLHLERQWNMWIPGFGSEEIRPYKKACTTEAHKQRMALIRKTTKK; encoded by the exons ATGAACCAGTTTGGCCCTTCTACCTTGATCAACCTCTCCAACTTCTCCTCGATAAAGCCAGAGCCAGCCAGCACTCCCCCCCAGAGCTCCATGGCCAACAGCACCACCGTGGCAAAGATGCCGGGGACGCCCAGCGGAGGAGGACGGCTGAGTCCTGAAAGCAACCAG GTTTTAACCAAGAAGAAACTGCAAGATCTGGTGCGTGAGGTGGATCCAAACGAGCAGCTGGATGAAGATGTGGAGGAA ATGCTGTTGCAGATCGCCGATGATTTCATAGAGAGCGTGGTgacagctgcctgccagcttgCACGGCATCGCAAGTCGAACACCCTGGAAGTGAAAGATGTGCAATTGCATCTTG AGCGTCAGTGGAACATGTGGATCCCAGGCTTTGGTTCGGAAGAAATCAGGCCCTACAAAAAAGCCTGCACTACAGAAGCTCACAAACAG AGAATGGCACTGATTCGCAAAACTACCAAGAAATAG